DNA sequence from the Hippopotamus amphibius kiboko isolate mHipAmp2 chromosome 1, mHipAmp2.hap2, whole genome shotgun sequence genome:
ACatgggaacagcaagtgcaaaggtcctgaggtgggatAGAGACTGTGGCATTCTAGGGACTTGTAGAAAGGCTGGTATTGCTTAGAGCTTAATGagcaagaaaaaaagcagaataagaTGAAGTTGGAGAGAATTCAGTGCAAATTGCAGAAGCAGACCCACACCCTCTCACCTCAAGCCCCCAGGCTCCAGCACTACTAGGACTGTTACTGCATTTGGAGGCAGAAAGTCGGGGGGGTCCAAAATAAGAGAGTACAATTACCTACTTTATCTGTGATgctggtattttaattttaatttttttgtttttaaggaaaaaggcacattttttttttctcggccATATATGAGATGTTAGTGTTACTGTCAACCCCCTAAGAAACCAGCCAGTAAACATTGTGCAGAACCTCCATGCaagaatgtcaaaaaaaaaaaaaagagtttgagaggaaggcaggggcagGAATGAGCTGGGCCTTCTCTCTACGGAAAGGATTTCTGATTTTACTGTAAGTGCAGTGAAACCCAAATGAAGGTGGTCTAAGTGTAAGgagtggggtagggagggggagTGATCTGATTGATGGGTCTAAAAGATCCTTTGGGCTACAGtacagagagtggggagggaaagaggtaGTACCTACCTCATTGTTTGGAGTACCTATAACAGTGCCCCGAGGAACGACTGTTTACTAAGTGATTCtacattaataataatgatattattaAATTACAAAAGAGCATTATGTGGAAGCATTCAGGCATTGGTTCTAAAATATTGAAGTCACACCTGCATTAACCAGGCAGTCAAGGTCTGGACTGTGCCAGAGCCCTTTGcatgcattacctcatttaatgtCAAAATCCCTTTGAGGTAGTTACTGTTATTAATGTCCTTTTACTGATGGGAACACAGAGATGTGGAGAGGTTGAGGGGCTCGTCCAGGGTCCAGCGCAGGGAACTCCTGCAAGCTGGAGCCTGGCTGTGAGGCCTGGACCACGTGTGGCTGCCTCTCCTCCCACTCAGCCCAGAGCAAGGGCTTAGCTCCCAGCTGctttatccttccttttgctgTTTCCACCTTCTCCTTTGGTCAGAGAAGTGAAGGTCATTTCCTTCACATTGTCTGCCTAAAATTGTCTAGtggattcttttcttaaaaacaaaaacaaaacaaaaaccagcacATGGTGTATAATACGCTGGAAAAACCCCAAGATTTGGAGTTGGGCAAGCTGGGCTCCAGGAATGAAAAGATCTGTAATGTGCCCTGAGGGCCTCTGTGGGCAACTCCTTTCACCCAGGCTCCAGAGCCCTCACAGCCCCAGCGAGGGCATTTCTAATCCCCAAGTTGAGACAAGAAAACCAGGCTCCAGAGTGTAGTTTGATCAGTCATAAATCCATTGCTTCTCCagggattcaagccctggtctggggcatcctgaagccctcacactactttctcttttcctcccgatgctcccccccacccacacacacacacccctgtgtgAGCTCCTGGGAGGACCTGCACGTGTGCAGGGAGGGAGCAGGCCACCGCATCTGCAACATGGACGGTGGGCCCCTCATTCTTGGGGCCTAAGCTAAACCACATGcactcctctcctccccatctccttccTCCCGTTCATTGGTGATTTACCCTCCCTCTTCCTGCCCTGGGGTAGGAGGCATGTATTTCAGTGAGAGCCCTGGGTTTTAACTTGCTGGCGAAGGAGAGTTCATTGAAAAGCTGCTAATGGTGGTGGCCGTTTAGCCCTGAACGCAATTATAACCACTTAGCTGGGATGTACCTTGGTGCACCTGCTGTTTCCTTTAAGACTGTAAACGGTGCCTGGGAGGGTAGAGGAAAAGAAGATGGTTTGGGGGAAATGCTTCATTGCACATCCCTGTTGGGGCTGTATTGAATTTTCCAAATAGACCTTGGATGCAGCAATCAACCCTTGCTGCCCTTTCCTTCTCCGTCTGCGTCATCACTAGGCACTTGGACGCGTGTGGTGGTGACGCCCCAGCGGGTCAGCTTCCTTgtctgcctggggtgggggggaggaaaaTACCCCTTCTCCCAGGGGTGGGGAATCCTTTGTAATGTGCTTATGAGACTACTTCATGGCAACAAAATACCTGTCTGCGCTCTGCCCGTGAGCCTTTAAGGGGGAAAGAGTGGGTGGGGTGTTTGTAGAGGGTGCTGCCCTGGTTTCCTAGGAACCACGTGGCTGCATAATGGCCGGCCTTAGCCCAGCCAGCTCCAGTCAGACCCGGGTCACGCTTCTGGAGACCAGTCCCGTCCCTCCAAACCTGGGGCCTGCAGCGTATCGCCGGCCTGGACTGCAGGTGGCTGGGGAGGAGGCGGTGTCCCCGTGGGCAGGTGCCGAGCTCCCcggcccacctccacccccagcggCTCCTGGCCCCTGCTAGAACAGTGCCCCAAGTAAcaccttttttaaagatttttttgacgTGGgccttttttaaagtctttattgaatttgtttcagtattgcttatgttttatgttttggttttttggcgacaaggcatgtgggaccttagctccctgaccagggatcgaacccacaccccctgcattggaaggtgaagtcttaactgctggacagccagggaaatcccaacaaCTCTTTATTGAGGGACTCTGCATTAATAATACTGatattattaaattaacaaagagCATTACGTGGAAGCATTCAGGCATTCATTCTACATGAATGAacactgtatatatgtcaacattGTCTGGTGCTGGGAGGGGCCATGGGCATCACGCAAAGGCTGTGTCCTGAGAAAAGCTAAGGTTGAGAACTTGAGAACTGTGATCTCTAAGCTCCTGCAACCCACACTTCCCTGCCCTTCCCAAGAAGGCCTGGAGCACACACTTCCTGACTCCAGCAGGTGCCTGGACAGTCTGAGTTGAGCCAGGAGGCCATGGCCACCTGCCCAGAGAGGGGGGATCCCAGGGCACCCGGGAAGGAGAGGTGGCAGGCATGCTGTGAGGAGTCCTGTGGGAGCTGGCTCTGGGCCCCATGTCTGAGCTTCACCAGGGACAAGAGTTAATTctaaaggaaggagaagagggggTTGGGACAGCCCAGATACCTTGCTTTCTGACTTTCATCCCACAccaggcatcttttttttttttctttttcaaggagtATATAACTTTATTGGGGAGATCAGATGCAAACATATTGAAGAGAAAATAGTACAGGTAGCAGAGAAGAAGTCTATAATAGAACAGAGGGCAAGTGGTGGGCTGGCCAAAAAAAGTACAGGTTCTGGGCTGGGCTGAAGATGTATTTCTTAGACTATAGTAActgaaaaatgattttcttttaagaaaaacccACCTTTATGAGCATAATAGGAATGCCAAAAACAATAGTGGTGGTTGATGGGGAAGGAGGTGGAGTTAAGAGGGAAATTCTAAAGCTTCCAAACCATTGTCCTTTTAGAAAGACTCTGAATATTTTGACCTATTAGGACTACAGTCTcctactctttatttatttatttatttttatttactattttttgggggggtacaccaagttcaatcatctgtttttatacacatatccccgtattccctccctccctcaactcccctcccaccctccctcgagtcccccccaccctccccatcccagtcctctaaggcatcttccatcctcgagttgaactccctttgttatacaacaacttcccactggctatctattttacagttggtactatatatatgtctgtgctactctctcgcttcatctcagcttccccttcaccccccgccccccccaaatctcgagttctccagtccattctctgcatctgcatccttgttcttgtcttgtcactgagttcatcagtaccatttttagattccgtatatgtgagttagcatagaatgtttgtctttctctttctgacttacttcactctgtatgacagactctaggtctatccacctcattacatatagctccatctcatccctttttatagctgagtaatattccattgtatatatatgccacatcttctttatccattcatttgttgatgggcatttaggttgcttccatgtcctggctattgtaaatagtgctgcaataaacattatggtacaagtttcttttgggattatggttttctttgggtatatgcccagaagtgggattactgggtcatatggtagttctatttgtggttttttaaggaacctccaaattgttttctatagtggctgtaccaacttacattcccaccaacagtgcaggagagttcccttttctccacaccctctccaacatttgttgtttccagattttgtgatgatggccattctgactggtgtgaggtgatacctcattgtggctttgacttgcatttctctgatgatgagtgatgttgagcatcttttcatgtgtttgttggccatctgtatgtcttctttggagaagtgtctatttaggtcttccgcccatttgtggattgggttatttgcttttttggtattaagctgcatgagctgcttgtatattttggaagttaatcctttgtccgttgtttcataggcaactattttttcccattctgagggttgccttctagtcttgtttatggtttcttttgctgtgcaaaagcttttaagtttcatgaggtcccatttgtttattcttgattttatttccatgattctaggaggtgggtcaaaaaggatcttgctttgatggatgtcatagagtgttctgcctatgttttcctctaggagttttatagtgtctggccttacatgtaggtctttaatccatttggagtttatttttgtgtatggtgttaggaagtgttctaatttcattcttttacatgttgctgtccaatgttcccagcaccacttattgaagaggctgtcttttttccattgtatattcttgcctcctttgtcaaagataaggtgcccatatgtatttgggcttacttctgagttctctattctattccattggtcttcctttctatttttgtgccagtaccgtactgtcttgatcactatggccttgtagtatagtttgaagtcaggaagcctgattccaccaactccatttttcctcctcaagattgctttggctattcggggtcttttgcgtttccatacaaatcgtaagatttcttgctctagttctgtgaaaaatgccattggtaatttgatagggattgcattgaatctgtaaattgctttgggtagtacagtcattttcactatgttgattcttccaatccaggaacatggtatgtccctccatctgtttgtgtcgtctttgatttctttcagcaatgtcttaaagttttgtgcatacagatcttttgcctccttaggcaggtttattcctaggtatttgattcttttggttgcaatggtgaatgggagagtttccttaatttctctttctgctcttccgttgttcgtgtataggaatgcaagagatttctgtgcattaattttgtatcctgctactttactaaactcatcaatgagtgctagcagttttctggtagagtctttagggttttctatatataatatcatgtcatctgcaaagagtgacaattttacttcttttccaatttgtattccttttatttctttttcttctctgattgctgtggctaacacttccaaaactatgttgaataataatggtgggagtggacacccttgtcttgttcctgttcttagagggaattctttcagtttttccccattgagaatgatgttggcttttggtttctcatatatggcttttattatgttgaggtaatttccttctgtgcccattttctggagagcttttatcataaatggatgttgaactttgtcaaaagctttttctgaatctattgagatgatcatatggtttttatccttcaatttgttgatatgatgtatcacgttgattgatttgcatatattgaagaatccttgcatcccagggataaaccccacttgatcatggtgtatgatttttttaatgtgctgttggattctgttagctagtattttgttgaggatttttgcatctatattcatcagtgatattggtctgtaattttctttttttgtgacatctttgcctggttttggtatcagggtgatggtggcctcgtagaatgagtttgggaatgttccgccttctgcaatattttggaagggtttgagaaggttaggtgttagctcttctctaaatgtttgatagaattcgcccgtgaatccatctggtcctgggcttttgtgtgttgggagatttttaatcactgcctcaatttctgtacttgtgattggtctgttcatagtttctatttcttcctggttcagtcttggaagtttgtatttttctaagaatttatccatttcttccaggttttccaatgtattggcatatagttgcttgtagtagtctctcatgatcttttgtatttctgcggtgtccattgttacgtctcctttttcatttctaattctgttgatttgcatcttctccctttttttcttgatgagtctggctaatggtttatcaattttgttaatcttctcaaagaaccagcttctagttttattaatttttgctattgcttccttcctttctttttcatttatttctgctctgatctttatgatttctttccttctgctcactttggggtttctttgttcttctttttctaattgttttaggtgtaaggttaggttgtttgttcaataattttcttgtttcttaaggtacaCACCAGGCATCTTTAAGGGGAAGAGATCATCTATCTCCGGGGCAGCCTTTAACATCAGGGGAAACAAGCAGCCCTCCTATTCTGCCCTGTCCTAAGTCCAAGTAAAGCCCCTTCACCTGCTCACCAAGGCCGGAAATGCCTTtgactgaaagcattcctttccCCAAGTTAGAAGGAACAAGGGGTGGAGGTGAAAGCCCTTTGGTGAGAGTGAGCTTTTATCAAATCCTGAAAGGGGGCTTTTGACCTTTTCCCAGCTCTGGGGAGGTCATCAGGTTATCCCCAGACACTGCAGCCTTTGCTCTTTTTTGTAAGTGTGAGGATGCTGGTTAGCAAAGATGTTGTCTGGACCTGGTaatggagaaggagaagaagggacGAATTTGAGGCATATTTGCGAGATGACTCTGTGATGTACAGGAAATGGAAGAGTCAGGTGGCTCTTGAGTTTCAAGCTTGGGTCATTGAGTGGATAAATTGAGACACAAAACACAGGAGTGGTGAAGCTGTCCTGTTCAGTTATGGACTCATTGAGGTTGAGTGCCCATGGGCTATCTAGTGGAGATGTCTATAACACAGTTGGATGTTCACATCAGAAGCTTggcaagagggcttcctaggtgatgcaatggttaagaatccccctgccaatgcaggggaaatgggttcaatccctgctcctggaagatcccacatgccgcggagcaactaagcccattcaccacaactattgagcctgtgctttagagcccgtgagccacaactattgagcccatgtgctgcaactactgaagcccatgtgcctagagcccctgctcggcaacaagagaagccacggcaatgagggagcccctgcaccacaatgaagagtagcccccactcactgcaactaaagaaagcccgtgcacagcaaaaaaagacccaacacagccaataaaataaataaataaataaataaataaatttataaaaaaaaaaagaagaagaagcttGAGCAAGAGGTAGGGACTGAAGATAAAGGTGTTGGCAATGTATACATGGAAGGTATACATGGAAATCCCGAAAGCAAGGAAGAGTGTTTGTGAGAAGAGCAGTAAGCTAAGAACAGGACCCTGGGGACGCCCACAGAGGAGAGACTGAGGTGTGGCAGGGAGGACCCAGATTCTGTAGGACAGTTCAGTGTTGATAAATAAGGTGTTCTTTACATGAGAGTCATTCAAGTGAGGGTGACTGAGAGTATGTCATTCCTAGGAGAGCTTTTTCAGTCAATCTGTATAAAAGAAATCTACAAAAGTAAATCAGGTCCAAATGTCTGACTAATTCTTTCTAAGGAAATTAGGTACAATGATTACGTCGTCGTTTAGGAGTCACTGAGATGTGTAAGGAAATTGTACGTGGGCTCCTCAGACCTCCCCAGTTCTCAGTATTGGAACCTCCTGGAAGCAGCCGTAGGAGCTTGGCCAGCTGTCCTGTCCGCAAGCCTCGGGGTAATACTCGCTGGATTACCCCATTTCCTGCCGCTCCCCAAACAAGCACGTGATGCCCTTCCACTGGGTAGCCCATTTTTATCTGATAAagtaatataatcatttttaacATTCAAAGAGTCCAGAAGGCTGTTCAGTGATAAGTAAATCCccctcctctccaggcctcagatCCTCAGTCCCTCTGGAAACATTGACCTGTGGGCCAGATCCAGGCAGCTGCCTGTTtctgtgaataaagttttattggagcgcAGCCACGCCCAGTCATTTACGCTCCGTCTGTGGCTGCTGTCCCACTGCAGTGGCAGAGCCGAGCAGTTGTGAGGGAGAAACAAAAAGGTTTGCCAACATGTGCTCTTTGTGTGTAGGCTTCTGGATGTGTATCGTCTTCTTTGGACACACGTGAGCTCACTGGGCACTGTTCTGCATGTTCCTTACTTCTGTTTCACAGTCTACATTGGGGATTGTTCCATAGGGACACGTACAGGTTCATCTCAGGCTTCTTCACACAGTGTGGGTGTGATTAATCAATGCCCCGTAGGATGTTTTAGTGGTTTTCCGTCTTTAGCCTCAACTGCAGGGAACCGTATTGTTACACACCTTCTTTGCACACACATGAGCTTTTCTAGGTGGGTATGTAAAACTGACATTTTGCCAAACtggcccctctcccccaccttctcTCGATGAATCAGGTTCTTTGCATTTTAAGGGCTAAATTGCTAATCCCTGTGAGGAAATGGgggataacaaaataaataagggaaatgGGCAAGTTTACCAAATTTATATAATCTGTATAAAATTTTACACTGTCTAATATTTAGTACAACTCCTTTGAGGGTCTGCCCACTGCTCTTATTTCTGAAGGGGGGGTGTCCTAGTCCATGCAGGCAGCTGTGATAAAATACCACAAGCTGGGGGGCTTATGAACGCCAAAAATGTATTTtgcacagttctagaggctgggaagtccaagatcaaggctccAGCAGATTCTGTGCCTGATGAAAgcttgcttcctggttcatagacaacaagcttcccactgtgtcctcacatggtagaaggggcaggggagctccctggggtctcttttataagggcaccaatCCTATTTATgtggactccaccctcatgacctaaaaACTtcccccaaagccccacctcctaatagaATCACATTGGCCATTAGGTTTCAACTTAAAattggtggggagtgggggatgcAAACGTTGTTTATAGCAGTGGGATTCACTGGGCTTTCCCCATTTGACATCAGATCTAGATCTAATCAGGATCTGAAGGTAGAAAGAAGATGGGTGTTCCTTTTAGCCTCAGGTGGGTCATTGGGGTTTCCAGTGACCTCTTGATGAAATCCAATTCTCTAGACCTCTGCCCAAACCAGAGGAATCCCTCCCCAAATATGCTAAGCAGAAATATAGACAATTAAAATACTTAGTACCTATATTTTAGGAgttaacattatttttcattctatttggtAACCAACATCTCTCAAAATTAGGTATAGTTAACACGGACTATGACAAAATACAACCATTGTACATACTTCCATTTCCTTATTTCTGGATTCTTCTAAGGGCAGGAACCTTGTTTGAATCATCTCTGGGCCCAGCATTCTGCCTGGTGCATGGTAGGCACCCAGTGGACGTTGGGTTGAACTGAACagattttctcttcatatttcaaCTGAATTATTTCTTTGTCCTCTTACAGAATGAAGACATTCAAATGTTGTTTTAAATACCACCTACAGCAGAAAGTTTTCATCCTGTTTCTAACCCTATGGCTGTTCTCCTTGTTGAAGCTTCTAAATGTGAAACGACTCCTCTTCCCTGAAAGAGGCATTTACTTGGTTGAGTACTCCTTAAGTACCTCGCCTTTTGTAAGGAACAGATACACCCATGTTAAGAAAGAAATCGGGTATGAGATTAACTGTTCCGGTGTCTACGAACAGGAGCCTTTGGAAATTGGCAAGAGTCTGGAAATAAGACGACGAACCATTATCGACTTGGATGATGACGATGTCGTGGCAATGACCAGTGACTGTGACATTTATCAGGCCCTACGAGGCTACCAGGAAAAGCTTGTTTCAAGGGAGGAGAGAAGCTTCCCAATAGCCTATTCTTTGGTTGTTCACAAAGATGCAATTATGGTTGAAAGGCtaatccattctatatacaaccAGCACAATATTTACTGCATCCATTATGACCGTAAATCATCTGATACCTTCAAAGTTGCCATGAACAATTTAGCTAAGTGCTTCTCCAATATTTTCATTGCTTCCAGACTAGAGACTGTGCAATATGCACACATCTCCAGACTCCAGGCTGATTTAAATTGCTTGTCAGACCTTCTCAAGTCTTCAGTTCAGTGGAAATACGTTATCAACCTGTGTGGGCAGGATTTTCCTCTGAAGTCAAACTTTGAATTAGTGTCAGAGTTGAAGAAACTCAATGGATCAAATATGTTAGAGACGGTGAAACCCCCTAACACTAAGATGGAAAGATTCACTTATCACCATGAACTCAGACAGGTGCCTTATGAATATGTGAAACTACCAATGAGGACAAACATCTCCAAGGGAGCCCCACCTCATAACATCGAGATATTTGTTGGCAGTGCTTATTTTGTCTTAAGTCGAGcatttgttacatatattttcaacAACTCCCTCGTTAAAGACTTTTTGGCCTGGTCTAAAGATACGTACTCTCCAGATGAGCACTTCTGGGCTACCTTAATTCGGGTACCAGGAATTCCCGGAGAGATTTCTAGGACAGCCCAGGATGTGTCTGACCTACAGAGTAAGACCCGCCTGGTCAAATGGAATTATCTAGAAGGCCTTTTCTATCCCAGTTGTACTGGCTATCACCTCCGAAGTGTGTGTATCTATGGAGCAGCAGAACTAAGGTGGCTTATAAAAGATGGACATTGGTTTGCTAATAAATTTGATTCTAAGGTGGACCCTGTGTTGATTAAATGCTTGGTGGAAAAGCTTGAAGAACAGCAGAGAGAGTGGGTCACTGTATCTTCAGAAAAGTTATCTATGGCTAAAGCCCCCACAACCACATCATGATACAGTCATGATGGAAATAAGGTTAATATGGAATTGCATGCTCTACCATGGCCAGTACCATTTGTGTTTAAGCTCCTCGTAGTCTGAAAGGTGGCTACAGTTCCACGCACAAGGGAAAGTGACCTGGCCTTTAGTGACAATTAGTCTGTTGTAGGTTGGGTATTTCTATGTTTGTTTTCACTTGTAATCTCGCTGAGCTAAACGGGAGATTTTAAATAGTCAGTAATCTGATATCTGTTGAGTTCCTGCTATATGTGAGGCACTTTTTTAGAAACATGTCGGAATTCAGTCCAAGCTGTAATGAGTTATACAGTGCCCTCAAGGAATGGTGGCTTACCCTGATCACACAGCACCCTTAATATCTTAAGTTCTCCACAAAACAATCAGGGTTCCACTGAAGAAACTGTGGAGTGTGTGATATTTATATAACCA
Encoded proteins:
- the GCNT4 gene encoding beta-1,3-galactosyl-O-glycosyl-glycoprotein beta-1,6-N-acetylglucosaminyltransferase 4 — encoded protein: MKTFKCCFKYHLQQKVFILFLTLWLFSLLKLLNVKRLLFPERGIYLVEYSLSTSPFVRNRYTHVKKEIGYEINCSGVYEQEPLEIGKSLEIRRRTIIDLDDDDVVAMTSDCDIYQALRGYQEKLVSREERSFPIAYSLVVHKDAIMVERLIHSIYNQHNIYCIHYDRKSSDTFKVAMNNLAKCFSNIFIASRLETVQYAHISRLQADLNCLSDLLKSSVQWKYVINLCGQDFPLKSNFELVSELKKLNGSNMLETVKPPNTKMERFTYHHELRQVPYEYVKLPMRTNISKGAPPHNIEIFVGSAYFVLSRAFVTYIFNNSLVKDFLAWSKDTYSPDEHFWATLIRVPGIPGEISRTAQDVSDLQSKTRLVKWNYLEGLFYPSCTGYHLRSVCIYGAAELRWLIKDGHWFANKFDSKVDPVLIKCLVEKLEEQQREWVTVSSEKLSMAKAPTTTS